From the genome of Paraburkholderia flava, one region includes:
- a CDS encoding methyltransferase has product MDKFLYFVVILIIIISVSLVVYALLTGVPTLSSSRAEVNEVIALLKRASLVREAMIVDLGSGWGALAVALAQAFPDASVEGIEIALFPYLISRLRTHGLSNVSLKWGNFFRDDLRRADAIVCYLMPTVMPSVGELLDRNLKPGTCVVSNTFLFRGRRISAAHQAGLRGVVALYVWPARHLLADGYE; this is encoded by the coding sequence ATGGATAAGTTTTTATATTTTGTAGTTATCCTTATTATTATAATTAGTGTGTCCCTCGTCGTTTATGCATTACTTACCGGAGTACCGACACTTTCGTCCAGTAGAGCGGAGGTAAATGAGGTCATCGCTTTGCTTAAACGTGCAAGTCTTGTCAGGGAGGCCATGATTGTTGATTTGGGAAGTGGGTGGGGCGCGTTAGCCGTTGCGTTGGCGCAGGCATTTCCTGACGCATCTGTTGAAGGGATAGAAATAGCACTATTCCCTTATCTAATATCCCGGTTGAGAACGCATGGCTTGTCGAACGTGTCACTGAAATGGGGAAACTTCTTTCGTGACGACCTGCGTCGCGCTGATGCGATCGTCTGCTATCTGATGCCCACAGTCATGCCCAGTGTAGGTGAGCTGCTTGACCGGAATCTGAAGCCAGGCACTTGCGTCGTTTCGAACACGTTCCTGTTCCGGGGGCGCAGGATTTCCGCCGCTCATCAAGCGGGCCTACGTGGCGTTGTCGCCCTGTATGTCTGGCCTGCTCGCCATCTGCTGGCAGACGGCTACGAATAA
- a CDS encoding bifunctional salicylyl-CoA 5-hydroxylase/oxidoreductase: MRIVCIGGGPAGLYFGLLMKSRNPAHEVTVVERNRPYDTFGWGVVFSDQTLGNLHGADAPSAERILDAFNHWDDIEIHFRGRRIRSSGHGFCGIGRKRLLNILQERCEALGVKLVFETQVVDDDVYDADLIVACDGANSAIRQKYAATYRPDVDMRDCRFVWLGTRKLFDAFTFAFEETEWGWFQAHAYRFDDEMSTFIVETPEHVWRAAGLDTMSKEESIAFCERLFAKYLDDQPLLSNAAHLRGSSQWIRFPRVINGEWVHWKDNPRGGKTPVVLMGDAAHTAHFSIGSGTKLALEDAIELANSMRAHPDDLAASLAHYTEVRSVDVLRIQNAARNSTEWFEHVERYTALEPEQFAYSLLTRSQRISHENLRSRDAHYLSAFEDWLAARSGVTHAPEQHSVPPMFTPFTLRGVTLKNRVVVSPMAQYSAVDGVPGDYHLMHLGARAMGGAALVMTEMTCVSPEARITPGCPGMYTAEQQTAWQRIVDFVHANSDAKIGMQIGHAGAKASTRVSWEGIDRPLPDGNWPLVSASQQQYLDGVSQWSSEATTNDLDQIEAQFVRSTEMAAAAGFDWLELHCAHGYLLSSFLSPLTNRRTDAYGGSLQNRLRYPLRIFAAIRAVWPADKPISVRISAHDWVDGGTTPDDAVEIARAFKAAGADMIDVSSGQVSKEEKPVYGRMFQTPFADRIRNEAGIATIAVGAISEADHVNSIIAAGRADLCAVARPHLANPSWTLNEAAKIGYFDVMWPKQYTAAKSQLERNYERERAIALESARLSPLEIAQRAEGTV, from the coding sequence ATGCGCATCGTCTGTATCGGCGGCGGCCCGGCGGGGCTGTACTTCGGCCTGTTGATGAAAAGCCGCAATCCCGCGCACGAAGTCACGGTGGTCGAGCGCAACCGGCCTTACGACACGTTCGGCTGGGGTGTGGTCTTCTCGGACCAGACGCTCGGTAATCTGCACGGCGCCGATGCGCCGAGCGCCGAACGCATCCTCGATGCGTTCAATCACTGGGACGACATCGAAATCCATTTCCGTGGCCGGCGCATCCGCTCGTCGGGTCACGGGTTCTGCGGCATCGGCCGCAAACGTCTGCTGAATATCCTGCAGGAACGGTGCGAAGCGCTCGGCGTGAAGCTGGTGTTCGAAACCCAGGTCGTCGACGACGACGTCTACGACGCCGACCTGATCGTCGCGTGCGACGGCGCCAACAGCGCCATTCGCCAGAAATACGCGGCCACTTACCGCCCCGACGTCGATATGCGCGACTGCCGCTTCGTCTGGCTCGGCACACGCAAGCTCTTCGACGCATTCACGTTTGCGTTCGAAGAAACCGAATGGGGCTGGTTCCAGGCACACGCGTACCGCTTCGACGACGAGATGTCGACGTTCATCGTCGAAACGCCGGAGCATGTATGGCGTGCAGCCGGTCTCGACACGATGAGCAAGGAAGAAAGCATCGCGTTCTGCGAACGGCTTTTCGCGAAGTATCTGGACGATCAGCCGTTGCTGTCGAATGCCGCGCATCTGCGCGGCTCGTCGCAATGGATTCGCTTCCCGCGTGTGATCAACGGCGAATGGGTGCACTGGAAAGACAATCCGCGCGGCGGTAAAACGCCGGTCGTGCTGATGGGCGACGCGGCGCACACCGCGCATTTCTCGATCGGCTCGGGCACGAAGCTCGCGCTCGAAGATGCGATCGAACTCGCGAACAGCATGCGCGCACATCCCGACGACCTCGCCGCCTCGCTCGCGCACTACACCGAAGTACGCAGCGTCGACGTGCTGCGCATCCAGAACGCCGCGCGCAATTCCACTGAATGGTTCGAACACGTCGAGCGCTATACCGCACTCGAACCCGAGCAGTTTGCCTACTCGCTGCTCACGCGCTCGCAGCGCATCTCGCACGAAAATCTGCGCTCGCGCGATGCGCACTATCTGTCCGCATTCGAAGACTGGCTCGCCGCACGCTCGGGTGTCACGCACGCGCCCGAGCAACATTCGGTCCCGCCGATGTTCACGCCATTCACGCTGCGCGGCGTCACGTTGAAGAATCGCGTCGTCGTATCGCCGATGGCTCAATACTCGGCCGTCGACGGCGTGCCCGGCGACTATCACCTGATGCATCTCGGCGCGCGCGCAATGGGCGGCGCCGCGCTCGTGATGACGGAGATGACCTGCGTCTCGCCGGAAGCGCGCATCACGCCCGGCTGCCCCGGCATGTACACGGCGGAACAGCAGACGGCATGGCAGCGCATCGTCGATTTCGTGCACGCGAATAGTGACGCGAAGATCGGCATGCAGATCGGCCATGCGGGAGCTAAAGCGTCGACGCGCGTCAGCTGGGAAGGCATCGATCGTCCATTGCCCGACGGTAACTGGCCACTCGTGTCGGCATCGCAGCAGCAGTATCTCGACGGCGTGAGTCAATGGTCGAGCGAAGCGACCACGAACGATCTCGACCAGATCGAAGCGCAGTTCGTCCGCTCGACGGAAATGGCGGCAGCCGCCGGTTTCGACTGGCTCGAATTGCACTGCGCGCACGGCTATCTGCTGTCGAGTTTTCTGTCGCCGCTGACCAATCGACGCACCGACGCTTACGGCGGTTCCTTGCAGAACCGCTTGCGCTATCCACTGCGGATCTTCGCTGCGATCCGCGCAGTGTGGCCCGCCGACAAACCGATTTCCGTGCGTATTTCCGCGCACGACTGGGTCGACGGCGGCACGACGCCGGACGATGCCGTCGAGATTGCGCGTGCATTCAAGGCAGCGGGTGCGGACATGATCGACGTGTCGTCGGGTCAGGTCAGCAAGGAAGAAAAGCCCGTGTATGGCCGGATGTTCCAGACGCCGTTCGCCGATCGCATCCGCAACGAAGCGGGCATCGCGACGATCGCGGTCGGTGCGATTTCGGAAGCGGACCACGTGAACAGCATCATCGCGGCGGGTCGTGCGGATCTGTGCGCGGTCGCGCGGCCGCATCTCGCGAATCCGTCATGGACGCTCAACGAGGCCGCAAAAATAGGCTATTTCGACGTGATGTGGCCGAAGCAGTACACGGCCGCGAAGTCGCAACTCGAACGCAACTACGAACGCGAACGCGCAATCGCACTGGAAAGCGCGCGTCTGTCGCCGCTCGAAATCGCGCAACGCGCGGAAGGCACAGT